The Geobacter metallireducens GS-15 region AATGTAGGGGCAATTCATGAATTGCCCTTACGGGTAGACACCCGTTATGACCCGACTCGTTACCCCCGACATAACCGAAGACGACCTGATCGAATCGTCCCTGCGCCCCCGGGCACTGGACGACTACATCGGCCAGGAGAAGGCCAAGGGAAACCTGCGGGTCTTCATCGATGCGGCGCGGAAGCGGGGCGAGGCCCTGGACCACGTCCTCCTCTATGGCCCGCCGGGGCTGGGAAAGACGACGCTGGCCAACATCATCGCCTGCGAAATGGGAGTGAACATCAAGTCCACCTCCGGCCCGGTCATTGAGCGCCCCGGCGACCTGGCGGCGATCCTCACCAACCTGGAGCCCCACGACGTCCTTTTCATCGATGAGATTCACCGTCTCTCCCATGTGGTGGAGGAGATCCTCTATCCGGCCATGGAGGACTACCAGCTCGACATCATTATCGGCCAGGGACCCAGCGCCCGGACCATCAAGCTGGACCTTCCGAAGTTCACCCTCGTGGGGGCCACCACGAGGGCCGGCCTCCTCTCCTCGCCGCTTCGGGATCGGTTCGGGGTCATCTCCCGGCTGGAGTTCTACACCGATGATGAGCTTACCACCATCGTCACCCGTTCCGCCCGTATCCTGAACATCGGCATCGAACCGGAGGGTGGCCGGGAACTGGCCCGCCGAAGCCGCGGTACCCCCCGCATCGCCAACCGTCTC contains the following coding sequences:
- the ruvB gene encoding Holliday junction branch migration DNA helicase RuvB, which translates into the protein MTRLVTPDITEDDLIESSLRPRALDDYIGQEKAKGNLRVFIDAARKRGEALDHVLLYGPPGLGKTTLANIIACEMGVNIKSTSGPVIERPGDLAAILTNLEPHDVLFIDEIHRLSHVVEEILYPAMEDYQLDIIIGQGPSARTIKLDLPKFTLVGATTRAGLLSSPLRDRFGVISRLEFYTDDELTTIVTRSARILNIGIEPEGGRELARRSRGTPRIANRLLRRVRDFAQVRADGVITAPVVDESLKLLEIDEKGFDHMDRTIMLTIIDKFGGGPVGLDTIAAAIGEERDTIEDVYEPFLIQHGFINRTPRGRVATRAAYEHFGRIAPPSSSQGNLF